The Luteolibacter rhizosphaerae region CCCGGAAGACACCCCGGCAATCCTCGATCTGCTCGATGCCCACGGCGTGAAGGCCGTGTTCTTCGTCATCGGCGAGAAAGTCGCCGCCTACCCCGATCTCGCCCGGGAAATTGTCCGCCGCGGCCACGAAATCGCCAATCACACCATGACCCACCCCGCCGGCAGCTTCTGGGCCGCCGGATCGCTTCGCACCCGCCGCGAGATCGCCGGTTGCAGCCGCATCATCGAGGAGATCACCGGCGTCCGCCCGCGCTGGTTCCGGGCTCCCGTCGGTCACCGGAATTGGTTCACCCATCCCGTTTGCCACGAACTCGGCATGGAAGTCGTCGCATGGAAGCGCCGCGCCTTCGATACCGTCCGTTCGGATGTTCCGGGCATCGTGAGCTGCCTCACGAAGAACATGAAGGACGGCGACATCCTTCTTCTCCACGAAGTCACACCGGTGGCGAAGGAAGTCCTATCCGGCGTGCTCGACTCGATGCGCCGCTAGCTCTCAGGCCACCTCCAGCACGATCAGGTGATTGTTGAAGGGAGTGCCTCCCCACAGCGGTTCGATACGCACCTTGCCGTGCTTCGATAGCACGCGCTCGAAGTCCGCGGCAGTCGGATAGTGCGTCGGAGCCGCCTTCATCCACGCGGTCACTTTGGCCAGCAGGTCTCCCGCCACCGTCACCTTGAAGCGCCAGGATTCGTCCTTGATCGCGGAGCGGATCACCAGCTTGCCGCCGGGCGCCACGCGGGAAGCCGCGATGTCCAGCAGCGTTTCCTGCTCCTGCGGGGTGAAGAACTGGAGGATGTCCAAAATCGTCACGTTGCCGGAATGCTCCGGAAGTCCCTCCCGCGCGTCGTGGGTGTCGAAGCTGATTCCGTTATGCGCCAGCACCGATACCACCCTGCGTGCCGCTTCGATTTTCCGGGGATCATAGTCCAGCCCGTGGATAGGGAAATGCAGTCCCTTCTCCCGCAAATAGAACGCGAGCAGACCCATGCCGCAGCCTAGGTCCAGCAAGGGCATCTTGCTGCCGTCCAGTTCGTGAAAGACCGCCCCGTAGAGCGGATCGGTCTTCACTTTGGAAGAGACGTAGGATCGCGCCCAGATCCCGGGAAAGGGGGCGGAAAGCTTTTTGGCAAGTTGGGCGGTCACAGGACGGGTGGACTGTAGGAAAGGAGCGGGTTTTCCCCGCGCAAGGCAAGCCAAGGGAGGCGGATCAGGAAGCCGAAGAACAGGCGCGTGTGCATCCAGGTCAGCAGCGTGTTGTCCCGCAGATAACGGAACTGCGAGATGCCTCCTTCCTCCTTGGTGAGATATCGCACGGGTGTCGGAAGATTCACGATCGGCACACCCCGCCAGGCGAGCCTCACCGCCACCTCCGGATCAAAGTCGAAACGCCGCGCGAAACAGGTGCTCTCGAAGACTCGCACGAGTTCCTCTGCGGGATAGAGCCGCATGCCGAAGAGCGAGTCGTCGATGCCCCAGCCCATGGTTTCGAGATTCGCCCAGAAGTTGGAAACCTTCCGGCCGTTCACCCGCAAGGCTGGCGCCGATGCATCGAAGACCGGGCGACCGAAGACCGCCGCTTCCGGATGTATCTTGGAAATTCCGAAATAGCGTGGAATCAGATCCGCCGGGTGCTGGCCGTCCGCATCCATGCACAGCACGTGAGTAAATCCTTCCGCCAGCGCGGCACGCGTGCCATGCAGCACCGCCGAACCCTTGCCCGCATTCTTCGGTAGCACCTCCACCCGGAGACGTGGATGATTCAACAGGGGCTCAAGCAGGGCAGGGGAGCCGTCGGTAGATCCGTCGATCACCACCCGAACATCGACATCTTGTTCCAGCGCCGCCGCCACCGTGGTCGGCAAGATAGGTCCCGTATTGTAGCTGGGAATGAGAACAAGGGGACGGGACACCGGCATGCCCGGGTAGAGTGAACGCCCGGAGGCCCTCGGTCCAACCCCGAATCCGCGCTGCAATGCCACTTATGGTTGTACTGGCAGTGCAAGACGCGCGATCGTGCCGCCGTCTTCGCGGGGTTCGAGGCTTACCCAGCCGCCGTGCAGTTCAGCAGCTTCCCTCACCAGGGTCAGTCCGAGACCCGTACCCTTGCGCCCCGAGGCATGATGGCGCAGCGAATAGAAGCGGTCGAAGACGCGGTCGGTGGCGTAGTCCGGAATACCCGGCCCGCGGTCGGAAATCTCGATAAACGCGGTGCCGTTCTCACGCCGCAGGGCGATATCCACGGTCCCGCCGGCCGGTGAGAAATCGATCGCGTTTTCCAGCAGGTTCGTCACCGCGGAACGCAGGATGAAGGCTTCACCTCGCACGGGCACCGGCTCGTAGGGAAGCTCCACTTCGAAACGAACTGCTGCTAACTCCGCCGGCGGTTGTCCCTGCTCGACGGCTCGCGCGACAATCGGGCTCAGGTCCACGATTTCCGTGACATCAAGGCTGCTCCGACCTTCGAGGGCGGAGAGCTCGAGGAGACGGTTCATCAGTCGCTCGGCCCGCACCGACTCGGAGCGGATGTTGCCCAGGAAGCGCTGGCGGTCGGCTACCGGCATGTCCTCGCCGAGAAGTTCGGCCGCACCGCGGATCGCCGCGAGCGGACTCTTCATCTCGTGGGTCAGCGTCTGCACATAGCGCTCGGCGTAGCGGCGGCCTTCGAGCGCTTCGCGCATCGATTCCAGAGCGCGCGCCAGCGTATTGACTTCCTTGCCTGCGCCGAGCTTCGGCAGCGGCGGGCGTTTGCCTGATTCGATCTCGCGCGCATACTCGGTCAGGCGACCTACCGGCAGGTACTGCCAGATGAAGACCGCGGTCACGAGGAAGAGGATTCCCGCGCCGATCAGGCCGGTGCCCCAATAGATACTGCGGCGCCTGGCATCCACGATCGGCAGCACGTCCGCCTGCGGTTTGTAGACGGTCAGCACGCCGAAGGGCTTGTCGACAGTTCCGACCAAGGCTCCGACATGGAGCACGGAAGAATCGGGATTGTCCTTGTCCACCCGACTGCTGCGGGCGCCGTACTCGCCGCGCAGCGTGAGCGCCACGTCACGCGAGCCTGAAAGATTCAGTCCCTCCAGCCTGCCGCTCGAATCGAAGATGACCTTCCCTCGCGAGTTGGTGAGATAGGCCCCCAGTCCCACATGGTCCTTGAGATGACCATGAATCAGCGCCTTGAACTGCCTGTCCTGCGCTCCCTCGAATCCCTTGCGGAAAGTTTCCTCGTCGAAGCCACCCTTCTTCAAGTCCTCCTCTACGAAGGTCGCCAGCAGTTGGGCCACATCCACCATGGCCTCTTCGGTCGCCTGATAGGTCTGGGGCTCCACCACCGAAAGCTGTTGCCGCAGCAGCAAGTACAAGCCTACCCCGATGATGAGGGCGATGATCAGGAGCGTGACCCGGGTAAGGCGCATCGGTGGCTTCGCGAGTGACTGCGCCGCTTAGGGGACGAAGAGGTAACCGAGGCCACGGCGGGTCTGGATGTGATCTTCCGCACCTGGCTTTGCGACCCGCAGCTTGGCCCGGATCGATTTGATGTGGGCGTCGATCGTCCGGTCGGTCACGGCGCCGGGATCCGCCCAAGCGTGGTCGAGAAGTTGGTCGCGGGTCAGCACGCGGCGGGGATTTTTGAGAAAGACCAGCAGCAGCTTGTACTCGTGGGCGGTCAGATCAAGCTCGGTCCCGTGGCAGTGGATCCGCATGGCGGAGGGGTCGTGATGCAGCGGGCCGGCGCTCTCCCCGGCGGGGGCGGGGGTGCCGTTCGCGGCCGGAGCGGTTCCTGCCGGGGCGGCAGTGCTGGCGCGGCGCAGGATCGCCCGGATGCGGGCCACGATCTCGCGCGGGCTGAAGGGCTTGGTCACGTAGTCATCTCCGCCCAATTCAAGTCCGAGGATTCGGTCGACTTCGCCATTCCGCGCGGTCAGGAAAAGAATCGGGATGCTCGAGCTTTCTCGCAGTTTCCGGCAGACATCCAGACCGGTCATATCGGGGAGGCCGATGTCGAGGATCGCGAAGTCGAAGGGCTTCGAAGCGAAGGCATCCAGTGCTTCCTGCCCTGTCAGGGCGTGGTGCACCTCGAAGCATTCGGTTTTCAAGGCATAGACGAGAGTATCGGCGATGGCAGGTTCGTCTTCGACGAGCAGAACGTTCATGGCAGGATGGTAAGGGAAAAACGCAGCCGGGGAAATGGACTTAGAAGGGCACGAAAGCGGGCCGCGACAGAACCTTGGGTAAACGGCTGGCGAGGAGAATCCAAGCCGCGAGGATGGCGATCGCCAGCGGAATCGCGTCCGCTTGGTCGACCCGCCCGGAGGCGTATGCGATCCACGAGGTGGAACTCAGAATCCAGAACAAGCTGCTTGGCACGGGCTGATTGGAAATCAAGCGCATGCAGGGAGAGTGAAGGTTCCGTGAAATCGCAATTATTGCGTCTCGGATGCCTGCTTTTCGTGGATTTTCGCCATTCCGGGGACGTCGGCGCTCAGATCCTTCAGGTCCACTCCGCTGAAGCCCAGCCGCCGGGCTTCTTTCAGCAGCCATGCGATCCTCTGGGCCGCTGCCATCGGAGGCAGTCCTTTCGTTCGGATGTTCGAGACGCAATTCCGCTCTGCATCGGTATTCCCGGGTCTCGGGGTATGAACCAGATAGGCCCCCAAGCTGTCCGGTGAGCCCAATCCCGGCCGCTCTCCGAGGAGTATCAGAGCTGTCCGCGCTCCCAGCAGATCCCCGATTTCATCCTGCAGTGCGACCCGCGCGAAGGGTGCGATCACCAAGGGGGCGATTTCCCACCCGACGAGCAGCGTTATCAGCACGGCGACAAAGGGAGGCCCATGCCGGTGGGCCGCTTCCGCAGACAGACCGTCGGAAAGGATGATGACGAGATCGAAGCCATCCGCCCGGCGAAGCGCCGAAAGCTGCCCGGCGGCATCCGGCGTCAGGCACCGGCCTAAATCCGGGCGCTGGAGGTAGGTTGCTCGATCCGGCGCTTGGGAGGGAGCTAGGATCGAAGACAGACCCCGCTCCTCCAATTCGGCTGCCAACCCCACAGGATCGAAAGCTTGGTGAACTGCATCCCGGGCCCGAGCGTGGGAAAGCCGGAAGTCGAGCAACTCGCCATGCGGCACCGAGCCGCCACTACGTCCAAGCGCTACACGGGCCTCAGTCCATTGTCTTAGCGAATCTGAGAGTTCTCCGCTCATGCCGTGTCGAGTAGTCCCAGCCGGGCCGGCGCATCCGCGAGGGCGGGGGAGTGATCGAGAAGCCTTCCCCGCTGGTCGGCGATCCCGGCCGTCTCCAACCAAGCCTCGAACTCGGGTGCGGGCTTCTTCTTTAGGACCTGCCGCAGGTAATGCGCGTCGTGGAAGGACGTCGATTGATAGCCGAGCATGATGTCATCCGCTCCCGGAACGCCCATGATGTAATTGCAACCGGCCACCCCGAGCAGCGTGAGCAAGTTGTCCATGTCATCCTGATCCGTCTCCGCATGATTCGTGTAGCAAACGTCGCAACCCATCGGCAGGCCCAGAAGCTTGCCGCAGAAGTGGTCTTCCAGTCCGGCGCGGATGATCTGCTTGCCGTCGTAAAGATATTCAGGGCCGATGAAGCCGACGACCGTGTTCACCAGTAGTGGCGAGAACTCCCGTGCCACGGCGTAGGCGCGCGCTTCCAGCGTCTGTTGGTCGATGCCGTGGTGGGCATTCGCCGAGAGCGCGCTGCCTTGGCCGGTTTCGAAATACATCAGGTTCGTGCCGATCGTTCCCCGCTTCAGCGAGAGCGCGGCATCATGGGCCTCCCGCAGCAGGGCCAGATCGATGCCGAAGCTTTTGTTCGCCGCTTGCGAGCCGGCGATGGATTGGAACATCAGATCAATGGGAGCCCCTTCCTCGATCGCCCGGATCTGGGTCGTAACATGGGCGAGCACGCAGGATTGGGTGGGAATCCCGTAGCGTGAGATGAGATCATCCATCAGGTACAGCAACTCGCAGGTGGTGCCGACTTGGTCAGTCGCGGGATTGATGCCGATCACCGCGTCGCCGCAACCCATCAGTAAGCCGTCTAACATGGAGGCCGCGATCCCCCGCAGGTCGTCGGTGGGGTGATTCGGCTGCAAGCGCACCGAGAGCCTTCCTGGTAATCCGATGGTATTGCGGAAGCGGCTGATCGCTTGGCATTTGGAGGCGACCAGGATCAGGTCTTGGTTGGCCATGATCTTGCTCACCGCCGCCACCATCTCCGGGGTCAGTCCCGGGGCCAGTGCGCTGAGGGCGGCGTGATCCGTCTCGTAGGCGAGAAGCCAATCACGGAACTCGCCCACGGTCATGCCGGATATGGGGCGGAAGGCCTCGGCATCGTGCCGGTCGAGTATCAGGCGTGTGACCTCATCCTCGTCATAGGGGATCAGGGGATTCTCGAGGAAGTGGGCAAGGGGCAGGTCCGCGAGGAGATATTGTGCGGCCACCCGTTCTTCAGCGGACTCTGCCGCCAAGCCCGCCAAGACATCACCGGAGCGATGAGGGGTCGCTTTCGCCATCAGGGTCCGCAGATCGCGAAACTGATAGCCTCGACCGGTGATGGTGGTGGACCAGGACATCCGTGCCATACCATAGCATCGCCCGGGCCGTTTAAAGGGAGAACCTAGGTGAAACTCCACGCATCCATGTCGAAGACCACGGTCACGTCTTCCGGCAGCGTGGTCTTCTGGAGGACCTGCTGGACATGGCGGGTTAGCGGACGGGCCTTTGCACTGCGCAGCATGAGCTGAAAGCGGAACTGTCCGTGCGATCTCACCAGCGGGCTCGGCATCGGCTCTCCCAAGCTGATCCCCGGCGGACAGTCTTCTTTCAGACGCCGGTGCAGTGTTTCCAAAGTGAACTCCGCCCGGCGCTCGTGAGTCGAGCGGCTGGTCAGCATCGCGCAGTGAGCGAAGGGGGGGAACTCGAACTGCCTGCGGAACTCCAACTCCTGTTCCGCGAAGCCATCGAAGTCATGGTGCCGCGCAAACTGGATCGAGGGCGAATGCGGCGTGAAGGTCTGCACGATGACTTCTCCCTCCAGGTCACCGCGGCCGGCCCGTCCTGCCACCTGCGTCATGAGCTGGAAGGTCCGTTCGCCGGAGCGGAAGTCCGGCACGTGCAGGCCGATGTCCGCATTCAGGATGCCGACCAAGGTCACGTTGGGAAAGTGAAGTCCCTTCGCGATCATCTGGGTCCCCACCAGCACGTCGATCTTCCGTGCTTGGAAGGCATTCAGCAGGTCACGCAGCGCGTTCTTCTTGCGCATGACATCCGCATCGATGCGCGCGATCTTCGCCGCGGGTAGCACCTTCGCCAAAACCTCTTCCACCTTCTGCGTGCCGAAGCCCTGCAGGGCGATCGAGGGGTCCCGGCACTCCGGGCACTTCTTCGGCACCACCGCCTGATGCCCGCAGATGTGGCACATCAACCGTTCATCCTCGCGGTGGTAGGTCAGTGAAATCGAGCAGTGCGGGCACATACACACGTGACCGCAGGAAGGACACTGGAGCGAGCGGGCGAAGCCGCGGCGGTTCAGGAAAAGGATCGACTGCTCCTTCTTCGCGACCCGCTGCTCTAGCGCCACCCGCAGGCGGTCCGAGAGGATTGCCATCCCGCCCTTGTGTTTCTTCGACTCCAGGCGCATGTCGAGCACCCGGATCAAGGGGAGTGATTGTCCGTCCGCGCGCTTGAGCATGCGTAGCAAGCGGTACTTCCCTTCGAGTGTGTTCTGGTAGGACTCCAGCGATGGAGTCGCGGAGCCGAGAATGATGGGGCAGCCCTCCAGCGAGGCCCTCAGCACCGCGACATCCCGGCCGTGGTAGCGCGGGATCTGGTCCTGCTTGTAGGAATTCTCATGCTCCTCATCG contains the following coding sequences:
- a CDS encoding class I SAM-dependent methyltransferase translates to MKTDPLYGAVFHELDGSKMPLLDLGCGMGLLAFYLREKGLHFPIHGLDYDPRKIEAARRVVSVLAHNGISFDTHDAREGLPEHSGNVTILDILQFFTPQEQETLLDIAASRVAPGGKLVIRSAIKDESWRFKVTVAGDLLAKVTAWMKAAPTHYPTAADFERVLSKHGKVRIEPLWGGTPFNNHLIVLEVA
- a CDS encoding glycosyltransferase family 2 protein — its product is MPVSRPLVLIPSYNTGPILPTTVAAALEQDVDVRVVIDGSTDGSPALLEPLLNHPRLRVEVLPKNAGKGSAVLHGTRAALAEGFTHVLCMDADGQHPADLIPRYFGISKIHPEAAVFGRPVFDASAPALRVNGRKVSNFWANLETMGWGIDDSLFGMRLYPAEELVRVFESTCFARRFDFDPEVAVRLAWRGVPIVNLPTPVRYLTKEEGGISQFRYLRDNTLLTWMHTRLFFGFLIRLPWLALRGENPLLSYSPPVL
- the creC gene encoding two-component system sensor histidine kinase CreC, with amino-acid sequence MRLTRVTLLIIALIIGVGLYLLLRQQLSVVEPQTYQATEEAMVDVAQLLATFVEEDLKKGGFDEETFRKGFEGAQDRQFKALIHGHLKDHVGLGAYLTNSRGKVIFDSSGRLEGLNLSGSRDVALTLRGEYGARSSRVDKDNPDSSVLHVGALVGTVDKPFGVLTVYKPQADVLPIVDARRRSIYWGTGLIGAGILFLVTAVFIWQYLPVGRLTEYAREIESGKRPPLPKLGAGKEVNTLARALESMREALEGRRYAERYVQTLTHEMKSPLAAIRGAAELLGEDMPVADRQRFLGNIRSESVRAERLMNRLLELSALEGRSSLDVTEIVDLSPIVARAVEQGQPPAELAAVRFEVELPYEPVPVRGEAFILRSAVTNLLENAIDFSPAGGTVDIALRRENGTAFIEISDRGPGIPDYATDRVFDRFYSLRHHASGRKGTGLGLTLVREAAELHGGWVSLEPREDGGTIARLALPVQP
- the creB gene encoding two-component system response regulator CreB, producing the protein MNVLLVEDEPAIADTLVYALKTECFEVHHALTGQEALDAFASKPFDFAILDIGLPDMTGLDVCRKLRESSSIPILFLTARNGEVDRILGLELGGDDYVTKPFSPREIVARIRAILRRASTAAPAGTAPAANGTPAPAGESAGPLHHDPSAMRIHCHGTELDLTAHEYKLLLVFLKNPRRVLTRDQLLDHAWADPGAVTDRTIDAHIKSIRAKLRVAKPGAEDHIQTRRGLGYLFVP
- the eutC gene encoding ethanolamine ammonia-lyase subunit EutC, yielding MSGELSDSLRQWTEARVALGRSGGSVPHGELLDFRLSHARARDAVHQAFDPVGLAAELEERGLSSILAPSQAPDRATYLQRPDLGRCLTPDAAGQLSALRRADGFDLVIILSDGLSAEAAHRHGPPFVAVLITLLVGWEIAPLVIAPFARVALQDEIGDLLGARTALILLGERPGLGSPDSLGAYLVHTPRPGNTDAERNCVSNIRTKGLPPMAAAQRIAWLLKEARRLGFSGVDLKDLSADVPGMAKIHEKQASETQ
- a CDS encoding ethanolamine ammonia-lyase subunit EutB; translated protein: MSWSTTITGRGYQFRDLRTLMAKATPHRSGDVLAGLAAESAEERVAAQYLLADLPLAHFLENPLIPYDEDEVTRLILDRHDAEAFRPISGMTVGEFRDWLLAYETDHAALSALAPGLTPEMVAAVSKIMANQDLILVASKCQAISRFRNTIGLPGRLSVRLQPNHPTDDLRGIAASMLDGLLMGCGDAVIGINPATDQVGTTCELLYLMDDLISRYGIPTQSCVLAHVTTQIRAIEEGAPIDLMFQSIAGSQAANKSFGIDLALLREAHDAALSLKRGTIGTNLMYFETGQGSALSANAHHGIDQQTLEARAYAVAREFSPLLVNTVVGFIGPEYLYDGKQIIRAGLEDHFCGKLLGLPMGCDVCYTNHAETDQDDMDNLLTLLGVAGCNYIMGVPGADDIMLGYQSTSFHDAHYLRQVLKKKPAPEFEAWLETAGIADQRGRLLDHSPALADAPARLGLLDTA
- the priA gene encoding replication restart helicase PriA; its protein translation is MPAARVLIDGPSELVFDYAIPDGLPVVPGCRVRVPLRNKTSQGTVLDLVETPGDLGFALRPLHSLSDPDPLITPKLLEAGRWIADYYGCSIESVIRALLPEAVRTEDNSAKVRKTVILDKDPDPEVLAKITKRAPKQAAILAILAHSPDRKIALADLGEGASASVKSLVKQELVRLIEEEVRRDPEADGVEEILPDSPLPLNEEQEAALAVILELLQAPDGTPRQPILLHGVTGSGKTEVYLQAARRTLDLGKTVLVLVPEISLTPQTVRRFRSRFADIQDQVAVLHSNLSQGERFDEWHRIRKGKARIVIGARSAVFAPLPDLGLILVDEEHENSYKQDQIPRYHGRDVAVLRASLEGCPIILGSATPSLESYQNTLEGKYRLLRMLKRADGQSLPLIRVLDMRLESKKHKGGMAILSDRLRVALEQRVAKKEQSILFLNRRGFARSLQCPSCGHVCMCPHCSISLTYHREDERLMCHICGHQAVVPKKCPECRDPSIALQGFGTQKVEEVLAKVLPAAKIARIDADVMRKKNALRDLLNAFQARKIDVLVGTQMIAKGLHFPNVTLVGILNADIGLHVPDFRSGERTFQLMTQVAGRAGRGDLEGEVIVQTFTPHSPSIQFARHHDFDGFAEQELEFRRQFEFPPFAHCAMLTSRSTHERRAEFTLETLHRRLKEDCPPGISLGEPMPSPLVRSHGQFRFQLMLRSAKARPLTRHVQQVLQKTTLPEDVTVVFDMDAWSFT